The sequence below is a genomic window from Lolium perenne isolate Kyuss_39 chromosome 4, Kyuss_2.0, whole genome shotgun sequence.
TCCCAGCGAACAGCGCAAGGTAAGATAGATATATAATTTACATTCCAAGTTTATGGTCAACTCCATTTACAATATTTGGATGACGATAGAGAAAACTGAACCAAGTCTTACAAGCCATCTCAATTGTGTTTACAAAGCAGCTCAAAAATAGAAAGTAAAAGCCTTCAAGGAACCTCATTGCTCATGAGGCCCTGGCCACCTTCAGTAATTATGACCTCTCATAAAAAAACCTGGAAAAGGAACATTAAACGATTTCTTGATTGAATGGATGAAGAGCAATCAATCTGAAGAGAAAATATCTCACCACCCTAGAATAAAAAACATGATAATCACCCGACCAACTTTATCTTTGTCAAGAGTGCCTCCTGGCTTAGTCTGGAAATACCCATTCTAAAGCTCCATAGCATTCAGGTGGCAATCCCAGGTCAGGATACGTGCAATTTTAGAAGTACATGACTGTGTAGTGAACACGTCTTCTCACACAGTTTGGTTGTTTGTAAATTGGAACTGAGTAGTAAACACGATGCAACCATCAGAATGTTTTTAGCTAAGAATGCATATTGACGAGGCAGGAACACTGATTGGTTGATCGTATTGCATATGAAGTAAAAGAATGCTCCCAAAAAGTTCTAACCTGAGAAAGAAGTGCAGACCACTGTTGTCCTCAGCCCCACAAGCCACAACCAATCAAATAATCTCTCTTAAGAAAATACAGTTCACTATAGCGAAACTGATGTAGCAACTTTCACTTTGTAACGATTTGGTTCTTTGGACAGCCAGACCTAAGCAATATTTCGCCACCTGCAGCAAAGAGGATTTAATGAACACAAAAGTCTATGCATTTTACCTACCTTTTTCAAACAAAGGCACTGGCACGGATGCCAGTAATGTGATGCAGATTTCTCAAAACGAACATAGACCTCCTAGCATATAAAGACGAAATAAAACAACTTTCTGCAAGGAGTTTCAGAAACGCTCAGTGTAACTTTAAGAGGATTTTGCATCAGCAGCTCAGAGTCTGAAATCAACAGCCTTGAACAAGAAGTGGTAGTCCTTGTTGGCGAGCATTGTATATTATATTGCCTAAAAGTGTGTATATATTTAAGCCAGTATACCTTGCTCCTAGAATCAAGTCACTGGTAAACCAGCTTTGTAAGAACACTGAAACTATGCACTCATGGTTTTCACTGAACATCTATGCCAAAATAAAATTTAGAGAAGAAATTAATGTACTTTAGATATGTTTGGTGAGATGTGTTCCAAGGAACTGGTGGATTTAGTAGACCAAAATGCAACTGCTTAGAATGAGCTTATATGAATATGAAATTTATGCTTGCTCATCAGGGCTGTGCACAAACAACAATCAAGTGCTTTAGATAGCATACTAGTTCTGGCTAGTTTTCTAGTTACAAATTTCCTTAATTGCATTGAAACAATCAAAAATTCAGTTTTAGGTTTCAATGTAGTTGAGAAATTCAGGTTCCGCCTTCAGGCAGATCAAAATACACGATCGCATGATAATTTATTGCAAAATTAGATAATAAATTGCAACACCTTGTGTACATAAAGAATGGTAACTATCTTTGCATTATCGTGCCCGAACCTGCTTAGGGACAGTTTGGATTGGGGATATTTCAAACTAGAGTTTTCGAACCTGCTTAGAGTTTTGGCAAAAAAACAAGTTACAATAGAATGTAACATTTATTAGCTCAAAATAGTTAAATGACCAAGAAAAGTTTTCACGACGAAATTTCAATTAACCTTATTTTCATATATGTTTGAAGAAATTTCAATATAATTTTTAAATTTGCATCATTTGGTTGGAGCTAGCGTGTGAGCTGATACATTCAGCAGATTACCTCATGCTCAAATGTTACCCTCATGAGATACATGGACATAAAACAGTCCTAAAATAGCTGAGCTGTGATCGATGGACGGCAAAAAACTCTAGGACATGAAAGTCTCTTTGCTGTCAGAATTTTGGATATTTTAACTACTTACCCTTTAGCCAAACAACTCTCTGATATTCTTTGATGTTGTCTGAAAACCTTGACTTAAGCAAAAGAATCATCGATAAATGGTAACACTATTTGCAGGATTTTCATGGGTTCGCTTTTACTACCTTCCGCCCTATAGGAGTACTATGTAGCAGCTATACTTATTCGGTTGCGATCAGCGACTATGTATGGAGAACCGTAGAGAAATACACCAATGTTAATTGACTTCCTTCTGCAAGCGATTTCAAGTTCTAAACATGTTAGTTGCCTCTCTGTAACTCTAAAATTCATAGCAGGCCTCCATTTCAAAAGAAAACCGTGCAAGATTACAGTTAAAATGTAGCTTCCACCACCTACTAATAAGCCCCCAAACAAGCTACAACATTAATCATACATCACCTTCCCCTAAAGTTTCCATCAACATCCTCCTAACATTGCATACTAACACTGAATTAAGGGGTAGATTCAGAGAGCTAAGAAACTAAGCCGGCGATGGCTTTTTAAGAACCTTGCCTAACGCCTACATAAAACTAAGGATATATAATTATATATATAGATTGCAGACAGAATTAACAAAAGCCAACTTGTTAGAGCTTCAAATCCATCAAGCGGGGGCAACCAGTGGCTGGAACAGACGCACATACTGTCCCTTGGCGTCGTAGGAGTGTGACTGGTGCCAGACACTGAGAATCTCGACGGGGACGACGCTGATGGAGCCATCGCGGTACTCGATCCGGAGTTGGTGGGGGATCTCGGCAGGGTCATGGAGCTGAAGGACGACATGGACGGTGGCGAGATCGGGCGCCGCGAAGCAGGCCGGGTCGATCTCGCGCAGATGGCCTAAGGCTGTGCAGTTGCCCTCGATCTTCTTCTTGGTGCGCTCCTCGACGGGGTAGTCATGGAGGGCGACGTGGACGAGGTAGTCGTGCGAGACCTTCCGGACGTCGGGGGTCTCGTCCTCTCGCATGAGCTTCACCGTGGCGCCGTCGAGCACGAACGGCTGCCGGCCCATGGCCGCCTCGCGGTCGTGGGGCGTGCGGAAGCGCAGCATGGCGTCGGCGCCGTGGTCGGGGTGGAGGAGCTCGAAGGTCTGCGGCAGGTCGAGGGCGAGAGTGCGGAAGACGAGGCGGATGAAGGGGCCCGGCTCGGCGCGGGCCGGGGTGATGTAGGCGTACGCGAAGCGCCGGGAGTAGTACTCCATCTCGGGATCGGAGGGGAAGTCCAGGTACGCATGGATGGAGGCTTCGCGTCCCTTGAGTCTCTCCGGCGGGAGGAAGACCGCAGTGGCGGCCGGAGGGCCCCAGTAGGACGGGCGGGTGACGAAGTTCGGGCGATTGGAGGGgacctccagcgccgccgccccaTCCGGCATGGTGCGGTGGGTGCCGGCCGCCGGCATCTTGGTGATCTAGTAGATGACGGACGCAAACCACACTTCGGTGGAATCGGGAAGAAAATGGGAATGGTATTTTTTTTCCGCTGGGTTTCGATCGGAGTGGATTGGATCACAGCAAGCATACAGCTCTCCTATGCCATTCCATGTTTGACTCCCTACAGAAGGTCAGAGGAAGAAAAGGAGTAAGAAAGTACTATAATAAATTCATAGTCCAAATATTTGTGAATATTCGTTTTTAGGCTTAGCTTTGACCATATTATGTGATGTAAAAGTTATCCCTAAGTCCATAAAAAGATATCAAAGATTTGTCTGAATTCAGATGTACCTATCCACTAAAAAGtctctagatacattcaaatttagacaaacatTCGACATCTAATTATGGTCAGAGGTAGTACTAATAAATTCGTATTCAATAAAAGTTAGTGTAACAAAAAATAAGttgtataatttttgtgatattTTTCTCCTATATTGTTGATGAAAATTATGATCAAAGTTGAAACATGTAAAATTAGAATGTCATGTAATTGGTTATAAAATAAAATGCCATGCAATTGTTGGCAGAGTAGCAATTTTCTTACTCCCATGTAAAAAAAGGCTAAAAAGGAAAGGGTATAACTTCCTAAAAAGGGACTAAAAAGGACCTGAGAGTATTGTTTCACTTTACCGCATAGAAATCTCATAATGGAGAAATTAAATGTGTCATGCCATCAACTTAAACATTACAAAATGTCATATCATTAATATTTAGGTTGGTCTTTGTACGGAGTATTACACTGGATTAGAGTTATCCATCCCATTATCCAACCTGCTTTCTTATTTTAATGTTTGTTCGAATCACTTTTACCAACTTTTGTGGACTCCGTACAAGAACATTGTTGTTGATTATAAAATAAATGCAACACAGGTACATACATTGGTGATCTTTCTCGATTGAGGTACATACATTGGGTGAAACTACGTTAGTGTATATTACTTAAAATTCTTTGTTTGACAGAATTTGTGAATCTTTACATCATACCCTTGAATTGAAGGTGTCGGTTATAGTGTAACCCTAGGTGGCAACACAAATCCTAGGTGGCAACATGCTGCCCAACTCTAACAAATTGAAGGGAAACAGGTCGGTTTGGATTGGGGTGATGGGGACAATGGTTTCATGGCGCCCGAGATGACTCAACATGTCACAAATTCGTAACCACAACCCCCAacgatctcaagaaatattttcaACACGAGGAACCGAAGACATTGGGTTGTGTTTGGTTAGTGTACATGTAATTTGGTCATGTCTCGCAATAGCAAATTTACGTCTCTAGTTTCTTACCTTTTTCCAAGTAAATGGAACGAAGAGTGCATTTCAGTTATAATAAGTTGCGTACATCAGTTTATAAAGGAATAATGGAGGCAAGACCCCAAAACTTCAACGATATGACCTAGAGGCTATCCCCGAATGAATAAACTGCTAGAGAGATGAAAACCAATGTTTGGAAATGTATAGAAACCCTACCCACATCCGCGTAAGACTTTTGGTGTTGCGTTGCAACTCGCCTAGTTCTTCTTTCTCCAAGGCAAGGCCCGTACCAGGGGTTTAAGTTTCCCGAGCACTTTTCCCCCTCCTCCCAGGTCGCCACGCACGGGTGACTCCGGAGGCGTCCCTCCAAACCATAGAGGCCACCGTCTGgatctcctcctccagccgctgccgccgccagtGCCGGTGGTGGCAGCCACGCCCGGCCGTCGAAGATGGTGGGTGAGGGCGGGCGCGCCCCAACGGGCCCCCATACATGCGGAGGTGGGGCGTCATGGGCGGCGCGGCTGGCGAGTGCGGTCGGCGTCGCGGGGCTTCGCGGGCCTCTGCGACGCATGGTTGGGGATCGGGAGGTGTGGTAGCGCGGCGTTCGGGCGGAGCCCGGCGAGGTCTCTAGCGGAGAGTAGGGGGCGGAGTGGAACGACGGCGGTGTCGGGAGGCGACAGGGCGCGGTCGGTGCTAGAGGCGGAGGCGCGGAGAATCTCGGCTAGGGAGAGCCCTCGGAGAGCAGAGGTACGCCGCCTCAAGCCTGGTGCTGTCTGGCGTCGCCCAACGGCGGGGAGCAGAAGCTGGAGTTGCGGGCATGGTCTTGGCTTCCAGGCCCAATCTGGGCCTATTGGGCTGGGGTGATCTGCACGTGGGTTGGCGCCTAGAGTTGGTGAGGACCGCTGCATGCAACGTTTGCTCATGCCGGAGGGGAGTGTGGTGGTTGCGGTGCCTGGCCGagctggaggtggaggtggtgatgGAGGTTGACAGGATCCTCGGCTTTGCGGGTGTGTCTGAGTGGTCTACAGTTTTTTGCGACTTCATCGTCGAGGCGTTGTGGCGGCAGCGGTGCGAGGCTCCAAGGGGGTCTGCCCCATTCTCTGGGTGTTTCGGAGATGTTCGATGATTCGGACGATCCTGACCGGCTTGGGTCGGGCCAGTGGAGATGACGCCCGCGGGTGTCGttcccctccttggaggcgtcgccgtGGAGTGTCGGCATCTCCCTACCCTGCTGGAGTTGGTTGTCTTCGGGCGAAAGCCTCGATCCTGTGCGGATTGGCATGATGGCGGCCTCTGCGATGTCATGACGTAGTTGGGAGCTTCGTGCTTGAAGACAC
It includes:
- the LOC127292224 gene encoding uncharacterized protein gives rise to the protein MPAAGTHRTMPDGAAALEVPSNRPNFVTRPSYWGPPAATAVFLPPERLKGREASIHAYLDFPSDPEMEYYSRRFAYAYITPARAEPGPFIRLVFRTLALDLPQTFELLHPDHGADAMLRFRTPHDREAAMGRQPFVLDGATVKLMREDETPDVRKVSHDYLVHVALHDYPVEERTKKKIEGNCTALGHLREIDPACFAAPDLATVHVVLQLHDPAEIPHQLRIEYRDGSISVVPVEILSVWHQSHSYDAKGQWRNIA